The following are encoded in a window of Sphaerisporangium siamense genomic DNA:
- a CDS encoding ABC transporter substrate-binding protein encodes MNHKARRGGKLAAAMTMAAALGVTAACSSGGTAAEGTSSAAPAEKITLTLQTFGGGTNFGYKAAVEKWNAEHPDVQVKYTNLTDSFENVYWPQMLQWLQSGTGAGDVVGIDEGGMGLAKARPQFFTDLGQYGLNSRKADFPAWKWENGLTADGKLFALGTDVGGMSICYRADLFEKAGLPANRDEVSKLWSGGWDDFIKAGQNFQAKVKDAKFVDSVNTIYNVVLSQESAKNGNVTYFDRDQKLIAGTNPAVRTAFDLTQKISQAGLTAKLQNFTDPWNTGFVKSQFATLGCPGWMLGVVSGTAGDAFKGKWDVATVPGGGGNWGGSWLAVPKQSKHPKEAAELAGYLTGPEAQLMAFKEGGNLPSTLAAQDDPALQGATNPYFGDAPIGKIFGPSIKSLQPTFLGERHAQVKREVEQVITGMDQGSVPYAEAWDKFVAAGEKAAR; translated from the coding sequence ATGAACCACAAGGCGCGCCGCGGCGGGAAGCTCGCCGCCGCGATGACGATGGCCGCCGCGCTGGGCGTCACCGCAGCCTGCTCCTCCGGCGGCACCGCCGCCGAGGGCACCTCGTCGGCCGCACCGGCGGAGAAGATCACCCTGACGCTGCAGACCTTCGGCGGCGGCACCAACTTCGGCTACAAGGCCGCCGTCGAGAAGTGGAACGCCGAGCACCCGGACGTCCAGGTCAAGTACACCAACCTCACCGACAGCTTCGAGAACGTCTACTGGCCCCAGATGCTCCAGTGGCTCCAGTCGGGCACCGGCGCCGGCGACGTCGTGGGCATCGACGAGGGCGGCATGGGCCTGGCCAAGGCGCGCCCGCAGTTCTTCACCGACCTCGGCCAGTACGGGCTGAACTCCCGCAAGGCCGACTTCCCCGCCTGGAAGTGGGAGAACGGCCTCACCGCCGACGGCAAGCTGTTCGCCCTCGGCACCGACGTCGGCGGCATGAGCATCTGCTACCGCGCCGACCTGTTCGAGAAGGCCGGGCTGCCGGCGAACCGCGACGAGGTCTCCAAGCTGTGGAGCGGCGGCTGGGACGACTTCATCAAGGCCGGCCAGAACTTCCAGGCGAAGGTCAAGGACGCCAAGTTCGTGGACAGCGTCAACACCATCTACAACGTGGTGCTGTCGCAGGAGTCCGCCAAGAACGGCAACGTCACCTACTTCGACCGCGACCAGAAGCTCATCGCCGGCACCAACCCGGCGGTCAGGACGGCCTTCGACCTCACCCAGAAGATCAGCCAGGCCGGGCTGACGGCCAAGCTGCAGAACTTCACCGACCCCTGGAACACCGGCTTCGTGAAGTCGCAGTTCGCCACGCTCGGCTGCCCCGGCTGGATGCTCGGCGTCGTCTCCGGCACCGCGGGCGACGCGTTCAAGGGCAAGTGGGACGTCGCCACCGTCCCGGGCGGCGGCGGCAACTGGGGCGGCTCCTGGCTCGCCGTGCCCAAGCAGTCCAAGCACCCCAAGGAGGCCGCCGAGCTGGCCGGTTATCTGACCGGCCCCGAGGCCCAGCTCATGGCGTTCAAGGAGGGCGGCAACCTGCCGAGCACGCTGGCCGCGCAGGACGACCCCGCGCTGCAGGGCGCGACCAACCCCTACTTCGGCGACGCGCCGATCGGCAAGATCTTCGGGCCGTCCATCAAGTCGCTCCAGCCGACGTTCCTCGGCGAGCGGCACGCGCAGGTCAAGCGCGAGGTGGAACAGGTCATCACCGGCATGGACCAGGGCTCGGTGCCGTACGCCGAAGCCTGGGACAAGTTCGTCGCCGCGGGTGAGAA